A stretch of Rhododendron vialii isolate Sample 1 chromosome 4a, ASM3025357v1 DNA encodes these proteins:
- the LOC131323582 gene encoding receptor-like protein 7 — MEKLLVFTCMSSEAALVMYKTAKKHKLSHPRLPLCHEDERSALLQFKHSFDIKKFASGNPSAYPKIKSWKLDANASDYCSWDGVECDHDTGPVIGLDLSSSFLYGSINSNSSLFSLVHLRRLNLADNHFNYSQIPTGIGNLSRLKSLNLYNSYFSGQIPSEISSLSQFTFLNLSRYFEPVHATHVYLLKLEKPSLRDLIQNLTNLKVLDLNVVNVSSTVPGALLTTTSLTHLNLGNCLLYGEFPMGIFHLPNLRVLRVSVNENLFGYLPEFSYGSPFEELKIWKTKFFQIASKFHWEPSFLEGVTFRRVQFLWDTSKLAWQSGPTHVSGCCRKQFLGTGPFINSKLIQTHCLRTRPLFHGAIENPKTNLKFPKLQIIDLSHNGFSGTLPSEYFQN; from the exons ATGGAGAAGTTATTAGTGTTTACTTGCATGTCTTCT gAGGCAGCACTTGTAATGTATAAAACCGCCAAAAAGCATAAGCTTTCTCATCCAAGATTG CCACTATGCCATGAAGATGAGAGATCAGCCTTGCTGCAATTCAAGCATAGCTTTGACATCAAGAAGTTTGCTTCTGGCAATCCTTCTGCTTATCCAAAGATCAAGTCATGGAAGCTTGATGCAAATGCTAGCGATTACTGCTCGTGGGATGGCGTGGAGTGTGACCATGATACCGGTCCTGTGATTGGTCTCGACCTCAGTAGCAGCTTCCTCTATGGTTCTATCAACTCCAACAGCAGCCTCTTCAGTCTTGTTCACCTTCGGAGGCTAAACCTTGCTGACAATCACTTCAATTATTCTCAAATTCCAACCGGAATTGGAAATCTTTCAAGACTAAAGAGTCTCAACCTATATAATTCTTATTTTTCAGGTCAGATCCCTTCAGAGATCTCCTCTCTTTCCCAATTTACTTTCCTTAATCTGTCTCGGTACTTTGAACCCGTGCATGCCACTCATGTGTAtcttttgaaacttgaaaaaccTAGTTTGAGAGACCTAATCCAAAACCTAACCAACCTGAAAGTACTAGACCTCAATGTGGTGAACGTATCTTCTACAGTGCCAGGTGCTTTATTGACTACGACCTCTCTGACACATCTTAATCTTGGAAATTGTTTGCTTTACGGTGAATTCCCAATGGGCATTTTTCATCTACCAAACTTACGGGTTTTACGCGTGTCGGTCAATGAAAACCTATTTGGTTACCTTCCAGAATTTTCGTATGGTAGTCCATTTGAGGAATTGAagatttggaaaacaaaatttttcCAGATTGCTTCCAAATTCCATTGGGAACCTTCATTCCTTGAAGGAGTTACATTTAGGAGAGTCCAATTTTTATGGGACACTTCCAAGCTCGCTTGGCAATCTGGCCCAACTCACGTTTCTGGATGTTGTCGGAAGCAATTTTTGGGGACAGGTCCCTTCATCAATAGCAAACTTATCCAAACTCACTGTCTTAGGACTCGGCCATT
- the LOC131323581 gene encoding receptor-like protein 7, whose amino-acid sequence MEKIFVGSIKREVDRRNNVAALIAIRARFVHICCTEHVRRWRMHLSCIKAHRRHKPSHPRLPQCHEDERSALLKFKHSFDIKKFASGNPSAYPKVESWKLDGNASDCCSWNGVECDHDTGRVNGLDLSSSFLFGSINSNSSLFSLVHLQRLNLADNHFNYSQIPTGIENLSRLKSLNLHNSYFSGQIPSEISSLSQLTFLDLSGYFDYTPELLLKLEKPSLRDLVQKLTNLKVLVLTGVNISSTVPEALSNMTSLTSLDLQSCLLYGEFPMSIFHLPNLRSLGISLNENLIGYLPEFPRGRPLEVLLIACTSFSGVLPTSIGNLNSLNKLDIAFSNLYGTLPPSLGNLAQLTSLDVSGNNFRGQIPSSIANLSKLTELGLGDGAFDAGTLSFLFEKQSKLTTLFLVGTTLNDVLPRSLANLTELSVLVLYRNELLGEIPSWLLNLTHLTTLTLSGNQLSGMFPSSISQLNHLEILDLSSNNLSGEVELDIFQNLRNLAVLRLSENKLTVLVTNSTNATLAKFISIGLASCNLKEFPDFLRFQDELQSLNMADNGLHGKIPTWLWNTSKETMRYIDLYGNSLIGFEAHPYVIPWISLKSLDFSFNRLQGPLPLPPPSVFAYRVAGNFLTGEVPTSFCQNRAFFALDLSDNYLSGAIPQCLANSSSDSLLLLNLSSNNFYGTVPHMSMRVIRVIDLSQNQLHGMVPRSLVNCTTLEILLLEDNQIEDTFPYWLGTLPELKVLVLRSNRFHGAIENLQMNMKFQKLQIIDLSQNGFSGTLPSEFFQNLNAMKMVKKGNSTYMKVSKPLFTRFKKIIFGWEFTYSVTISIKGAKRYFEKIQSVFVVVDLSSNKFSGEIPESFGSLSGLQALNISNNNLTGTIPSFLSNLTDMESLDLSRNLLSEEIPQQLIQLTFLSVLNLSHNRLTGPIPRGKQFDTFDNSSYDGNMGLCGVPLTMLCGNSKTSTPPSLAHSSQGDDDPEVSRGIYWMIIIMGYGSGLIVGLVIGHELTTSDAYNI is encoded by the exons GTGGAGGATGCACTTGTCGTGTATAAAAGCACATCGAAGGCATAAGCCTTCTCATCCAAGATTG CCACAATGCCATGAAGATGAGAGATCAGCCTTGCTGAAGTTCAAGCATAGCTTTGACATCAAGAAGTTTGCTTCTGGCAATCCTTCTGCCTATCCGAAGGTTGAGTCATGGAAGCTTGATGGAAATGCTAGCGATTGCTGCTCGTGGAATGGCGTGGAGTGTGACCATGACACCGGTCGTGTGAATGGTCTCGACCTCAGTAGCAGCTTCCTCTTTGGTTCTATCAACTCCAACAGCAGTCTCTTCAGCCTTGTTCACCTTCAAAGGCTGAACCTTGCTGATAATCACTTCAATTATTCTCAAATTCCGACCGGAATTGAAAATCTTTCAAGACTAAAGAGCCTCAACCTCCACAATTCTTATTTTTCCGGTCAGATCCCTTCAGAAATCTCCTCTCTTTCCCAATTGACTTTCCTTGATTTGTCTGGATATTTTGACTATACTCCTGAACTtcttttgaaacttgaaaaaccTAGTCTGAGAGACCTAGTTCAAAAACTAACCAACCTGAAAGTACTTGTCCTCACTGGGGTGAACATATCTTCAACAGTTCCAGAAGCTTTATCAAATATGACCTCTCTAACAAGTCTTGATCTTCAGAGTTGTTTGCTGTATGGTGAATTCCCAATGAGCATTTTCCATCTACCAAACCTCCGGAGTTTAGGCATTTCGCTCAATGAAAACCTCATTGGTTATCTTCCTGAATTTCCACGTGGTAGGCCGCTTGAGGTATTGCTCATTGCATGCACAAGCTTTTCAGGAGTGCTTCCAACTTCAATTGGGAATCTTAATTCCTTAAACAAGTTAGACATAGCATTCTCCAATTTGTATGGGACTCTTCCACCCTCGCTTGGCAATTTAGCCCAGCTCACGTCTTTGGATGTGTCTGGAAATAATTTTCGGGGACAGATTCCTTCATCAATCGCAAACTTATCAAAACTCACTGAATTAGGACTCGGCGATGGTGCTTTTGATGCAGGAACCCTATCTTTCCTATttgaaaaacaatcaaaactcaCCACATTATTCCTTGTTGGTACAACATTAAATGACGTATTACCACGGTCTCTTGCAAACTTGACCGAGCTATCCGTGTTAGTCCTTTACAGGAATGAGTTACTTGGTGAAATCCCATCTTGGCTTCTAAACCTCACCCACTTAACCACTCTAACCCTTTCAGGGAATCAATTATCCGGCATGTTTCCAAGCTCAATCTCTCAACTCAATCATCTTGAAATTCTTGATCTTTCTTCAAACAACTTGAGTGGTGAAGTCGAGCTAgacatctttcaaaatcttcGAAACCTTGCTGTATTGCGATTGTCCGAAAACAAATTGACAGTGCTAGTAACAAACAGTACAAATGCTACTCTAGCAAAATTCATCAGTATAGGATTGGCATCATGCAACTTGAAGGAGTTCCCTGATTTCTTGAGGTTCCAGGATGAATTACAATCGCTTAATATGGCTGATAACGGTCTTCATGGCAAAATACCAACTTGGTTGTGGAACACAAGTAAAGAAACAATGAGATATATCGACCTTTATGGAAACTCTCTCATAGGATTTGAGGCACATCCATATGTCATTCCGTGGATATCACTAAAATCCCTAGATTTCAGCTTTAACAGGTTGCAAGGACCACTCCCTCTTCCACCACCGTCTGTCTTTGCTTACAGAGTCGCTGGTAATTTTCTAACCGGAGAAGTCCCAACATCATTCTGCCAAAATAGAGCTTTTTTTGCGCTTGACTTGTCTGATAATTACTTAAGCGGGGCCATTCCTCAATGCTTGGCCAATTCTAGCAGCGATTCTCTGTTGCTGCTCAATCTGAGTAGCAACAATTTTTATGGTACTGTTCCCCATATGTCCATGAGGGTGATAAGGGTGATTGACTTGAGTCAAAATCAATTGCATGGGATGGTACCACGTTCATTGGTTAATTGTACAACACTTGAAATTCTCCTTCTCGAAGATAATCAAATCGAGGACACTTTTCCATATTGGTTGGGAACTCTTCCTGAGTTAAAAGTTCTTGTTCTCCGGTCTAACAGATTTCATGGTGCCATTGAGAATCTTCAAATGAATATGAAGTTTCAGAAGCTGCAAATCATTGACCTCTCTCAAAATGGTTTCTCAGGTACATTGCCATCAGAGTTCTTCCAAAACTTGAATGCAATGAAAATGGTCAAGAAAGGGAATTCAACATATATGAAGGTGTCAAAACCATTATTTAcaaggttcaaaaaaattattttcggaTGGGAATTTACCTATTCAGTAACGATATCTATTAAAGGGGCAAAAAGGTATTTTGAGAAGATCCAAAGTGTGTTTGTCGTTGTTGATCTTTCAAGCAACAAATTCAGTGGCGAAATTCCAGAATCCTTTGGAAGCCTCAGTGGACTACAAGCGCTAAACATTTCCAACAACAACCTCACTGGCACCATCCCATCTTTCTTGTCAAATTTGACGGACATGGAATCGTTGGATCTATCTCGAAACTTGCTTTCAGAAGAGATCCCTCAGCAGTTAATCCAACTCACTTTTCTTTCAGTCCTAAACCTTTCTCATAACCGTCTCACGGGTCCCATACCTCGTGGCAAACAATTTGATACGTTTGACAATAGTTCATATGATGGGAATATGGGATTGTGTGGTGTCCCTCTAACGATGTTATGTGGAAATTCAAAAACTTCAACCCCACCATCCCTGGCACACAGCTCGCAAGGCGATGATGATCCAGAGGTTTCGAGGGGTATTTACTGGATGATCATAATCATGGGATACGGAAGTGGGCTGATAGTTGGGTTGGTTATTGGGCATGAGCTTACCACAAG tgaTGCCTACAACATCTAA